The Prochlorococcus marinus str. MIT 9301 genome window below encodes:
- the ylqF gene encoding ribosome biogenesis GTPase YlqF codes for MDIPKIQWYPGHIAKAEKKLSEVINKVDLVIEVRDARIPLSTGHPHLNKWINNKKHILVINRSDMVSPHTINSWNKWFNAKDQYPLWCDAKRGIGIKEICKSAKDSRSSIDDRRLSRGMRIRPIRALTLGFPNVGKSALINRIAKKRVVDSARKAGVTRNLRWIKLESGIDLLDAPGVIPPNLEDQKSALNLALCDDIGEAAYEIESVAIEFIKIISTLNKDKNANISAKQISNRYGVDITKGFKSPSAWINEAASKHTSGDTRRMSHKLLEDYRNQMLGKIALEVPLWN; via the coding sequence GTGGACATACCCAAAATTCAATGGTACCCAGGCCATATCGCAAAAGCAGAAAAGAAATTATCTGAAGTTATCAATAAAGTAGATTTAGTCATAGAAGTTAGAGATGCACGAATTCCTTTGTCAACAGGACATCCACACTTAAATAAATGGATAAATAATAAAAAACACATTCTTGTTATTAACAGATCAGACATGGTCTCCCCTCATACAATCAATAGCTGGAATAAATGGTTTAATGCTAAAGATCAATATCCTCTTTGGTGTGATGCTAAAAGGGGAATAGGGATCAAAGAAATTTGTAAGTCAGCCAAAGATTCTAGGTCGTCAATTGACGATAGAAGACTCTCTAGAGGAATGCGAATTAGGCCAATTAGAGCCCTTACACTTGGTTTCCCAAACGTAGGAAAGTCAGCATTAATCAATAGAATTGCAAAAAAAAGAGTTGTAGATAGCGCTAGGAAAGCAGGCGTGACTCGTAATTTAAGATGGATAAAATTAGAAAGTGGTATAGATCTGCTAGATGCTCCTGGTGTTATACCTCCAAATTTAGAAGATCAAAAATCAGCACTTAATCTTGCACTGTGTGATGATATTGGTGAAGCTGCTTATGAAATAGAGAGTGTCGCAATTGAATTTATCAAAATTATATCCACTCTCAACAAAGATAAGAATGCAAATATCTCAGCTAAACAAATATCAAATAGATATGGAGTTGATATTACCAAAGGCTTTAAGAGTCCTTCTGCCTGGATCAACGAAGCAGCTTCCAAACATACCTCAGGTGATACAAGGAGAATGTCTCATAAGTTATTAGAAGATTATAGAAATCAAATGCTGGGTAAAATTGCTTTAGAAGTCCCACTATGGAATTAA
- a CDS encoding phosphoglycerate kinase codes for MSKLSLSSLDKTHLEGKKVLVRVDFNVPLNEDGQITDDTRIRAAIPTIEYLVNHSAKVILAAHFGRPKGQVNEKMRLTPVAARLSELLGQSVALTNSCIGDEAVAKSNSLSNRDVLLLENVRFFGEEEKNDLEFAQKLASHADMYVNDAFGAAHRAHASTQGVTNYLSPSVAGFLLEKELKYLQGAVDSPNRPLAAIVGGSKVSSKIGVLDSLLDKCDKIMIGGGMIFTFYKARGLDVGKSLVEEDKLELAKDLEAKAKAKGVELLLPTDVVLANEFSPDAESKISQIDSISGNWMGLDIGPDSIKVFQNALAECKTIIWNGPMGVFEFDKFADGTNAIATTLADLSAFSEVCTIIGGGDSVAAVEKAGLAEKMSHISTGGGASLELLEGKILPGVAALNDA; via the coding sequence ATGTCAAAATTATCTCTTTCCAGTCTTGATAAGACACATTTAGAAGGAAAAAAAGTTCTTGTAAGAGTAGATTTTAATGTTCCATTAAATGAAGATGGCCAAATAACCGACGATACTCGTATTCGTGCAGCGATCCCAACTATTGAATATCTTGTTAATCATTCCGCAAAAGTTATTTTAGCTGCTCATTTTGGTAGACCAAAGGGTCAGGTAAATGAAAAAATGAGATTAACTCCAGTAGCAGCAAGATTAAGTGAATTGTTGGGGCAAAGTGTTGCTCTCACTAACAGTTGTATTGGTGATGAAGCAGTTGCAAAATCAAATAGCTTATCTAATAGAGATGTTCTTTTACTTGAAAATGTTCGTTTCTTTGGTGAAGAGGAAAAGAACGACCTGGAGTTTGCTCAAAAATTAGCGTCACATGCAGATATGTATGTAAATGATGCTTTCGGTGCTGCTCATAGAGCGCATGCTTCAACTCAGGGTGTTACAAATTATTTAAGTCCCTCAGTAGCTGGATTCCTTTTAGAAAAAGAATTGAAATACCTACAAGGAGCTGTAGATTCCCCAAATCGTCCATTGGCAGCAATAGTTGGAGGATCAAAGGTTAGTAGCAAAATAGGAGTACTTGATTCTTTACTAGATAAATGCGACAAAATCATGATTGGTGGAGGTATGATTTTTACTTTTTATAAAGCTAGAGGTTTAGATGTAGGAAAGAGCCTAGTAGAGGAAGATAAACTCGAGCTTGCGAAAGATTTAGAGGCAAAAGCAAAAGCAAAAGGAGTCGAATTATTATTACCTACTGATGTCGTTTTAGCTAATGAATTTTCGCCTGATGCCGAAAGTAAAATATCTCAAATTGATTCAATTAGTGGCAATTGGATGGGTCTTGATATTGGTCCAGATTCCATTAAAGTTTTTCAGAATGCTCTTGCTGAATGTAAGACAATTATTTGGAATGGCCCAATGGGAGTTTTTGAATTTGATAAATTTGCAGACGGTACAAATGCAATAGCTACGACTCTTGCGGACTTAAGTGCTTTTTCTGAGGTATGTACAATAATTGGTGGTGGAGATTCAGTTGCAGCAGTTGAAAAAGCAGGATTAGCAGAGAAAATGTCTCATATATCTACTGGAGGTGGAGCTAGTTTAGAACTTCTAGAAGGTAAAATTCTTCCTGGTGTAGCTGCTTTAAACGACGCTTAA